In Odontesthes bonariensis isolate fOdoBon6 chromosome 22, fOdoBon6.hap1, whole genome shotgun sequence, one genomic interval encodes:
- the LOC142372604 gene encoding uncharacterized protein LOC142372604 isoform X2, producing MASSSPFTIDPSFEEERGCSSSQPSVQLQCTEDWTSNRGDNHSPCPDTLPPPSSLPSPSPSPTPASRREETLHSSVTLQTTEPLVAPIHHSLNISHGNPPLLLTHHLSLGLTTVAVDVQFYPAATASMAVGTSTHINSVSNSTSVTAPLFSPPLANSQENDDRSTARFHHSK from the exons ATGGCGTCGTCTTCTCCGTTTACG ATTGACCCATCCTTTGAGGAAGAGAGGGGCTGCAGTTCGTCTCAACCCAGCGTCCAGCTGCAATGCACAGAGGACTGGACCAGTAACAGAGGAGACAATCATAGCCCATGCCCGGACACTTTGCCTCCTCCGTCATCTTTACCCTCCCCTTCTCCTTCCCCAACCCCAGCATCCAGACGTGAGGAGACTCTCCATTCCTCTGTAACGTTACAAACTACTGAGCCATTAGTCGCGCCCATCCACCACAGCCTCAACATCTCACATGGCAACCCTCCCCTGCTGCTCACTCACCACCTCTCTTTGGGCCTCACAACAGTTGCTGTTGATGTCCAGTTCTACCCAGCAGCCACAGCTTCGATGGCAGTAGGCACCAGCACTCACATCAATTCAGTCTCTAATTCAACCTCAGTGACTGCGCCTCTGTTTAGTCCCCCGTTGGCCAACAGCCAGGAGAATGATGACCGATCAACTGCCAGGTTTCATCACAGTAAGTAG
- the LOC142372604 gene encoding uncharacterized protein LOC142372604 isoform X1, whose translation MQVEPTFEELRQLTQPTLDNHSVTVETYPEPIVDTKIDPSFEEERGCSSSQPSVQLQCTEDWTSNRGDNHSPCPDTLPPPSSLPSPSPSPTPASRREETLHSSVTLQTTEPLVAPIHHSLNISHGNPPLLLTHHLSLGLTTVAVDVQFYPAATASMAVGTSTHINSVSNSTSVTAPLFSPPLANSQENDDRSTARFHHSK comes from the exons ATGCAGGTGGAGCCCACATTTGAGGAGCTTCGACAGCTCACACAACCCACTCTGGACAACCACTCAGTCACTGTGGAAACCTATCCTGAGCCCATTGTTGACACAAAG ATTGACCCATCCTTTGAGGAAGAGAGGGGCTGCAGTTCGTCTCAACCCAGCGTCCAGCTGCAATGCACAGAGGACTGGACCAGTAACAGAGGAGACAATCATAGCCCATGCCCGGACACTTTGCCTCCTCCGTCATCTTTACCCTCCCCTTCTCCTTCCCCAACCCCAGCATCCAGACGTGAGGAGACTCTCCATTCCTCTGTAACGTTACAAACTACTGAGCCATTAGTCGCGCCCATCCACCACAGCCTCAACATCTCACATGGCAACCCTCCCCTGCTGCTCACTCACCACCTCTCTTTGGGCCTCACAACAGTTGCTGTTGATGTCCAGTTCTACCCAGCAGCCACAGCTTCGATGGCAGTAGGCACCAGCACTCACATCAATTCAGTCTCTAATTCAACCTCAGTGACTGCGCCTCTGTTTAGTCCCCCGTTGGCCAACAGCCAGGAGAATGATGACCGATCAACTGCCAGGTTTCATCACAGTAAGTAG